Genomic DNA from Dehalogenimonas lykanthroporepellens BL-DC-9:
GCCATCTTTTCCTCACACCTAGGCCTGAATGCGGTATCGGTGGAGGAACGCGACCTGACGGCGGACTTTCTCATCTCCAAGCCGGTGACCCGCAACCGGATTCTCACTGCCAAGATATCGGCCGGACTGGTACACCTGGTAATATTCAACATAGCCATGGGGCTTATCTGCTGGGCAGGCATGGAATCCTTCGGCGGCGGCCAGGATTACTCGATGAAGGCTTTCCTGCTCATCATGGGCGGGCTGTTCATCTTCCAGCTCCTGTTTTATGCCATCGGCCTGATCATTTCGGTTCTGCTGAAGCGGATGGATTCACCACTGCCGTTTTCGCTGGGGCTGTCGGTGGGGCTGTACATCATGTACTCCTTCGAATCGGTCATCGCCGACACGCCGCTCAAGTACCTGGTACCGTATGACTACTTTGACCTGGCCTACATCATTGAAAACGAAGCCTTCAAGACCTACGGGCTGGTGGTCAGCCTGGCGGTCATCACCGCCGGCATCGTCGGCGGTTACATCCTGTACAACCGGAGGGACATCGCCACGGCGATGTAGCTTAAAATGAATATATTCAAGCGCGAATTCAAAGCCAACCTGAAAGCCCTGGTCATCTGGTGCCTGGCCTATGCCGGAATGATGGGTATCGCTTCGGTGGAGTTTTCGGTGTACAACGACCAAGCCGACGAGGTCAATCAGTTTCTGGAATCACTGCCGGAAGCCCTACAGCAAGCCTTCGGCATGGACGGACTGAGACTGGATATTCCGGAGGGCTATTACGGCTACCTGGCCGGATTCATCATCCTGGCTTCCTGTATCTACGCCACCCTGCTGGGAGCTCAGATACTGTCCCGGGAAATCAACAAACGCACCGCCGAGACCACCTTTACCCTGCCGGTGACGCGGCAACACATGGTAAGCTGGAAACTGGCCGTGGCCGTCCTCAATTGCTTTATCCTGACGGCAGTGACCTTCGCCGGAACCCTGGCGGCCTTCTCTCCCTATGAGATGAGCGCCGATTTCATCAAGGGCGTCGGTGTCTATATGCTGATCATCCTTCTCCTCGAGATGTTCTTCCTGGGAATGGGCCTGCTGATTTCGATGCTTCTGAAGCGCCACAAGAGGACCGGTTCCATTGCCGCATCGATTACGGTTGGTGTCTATTTCCTGTCGTTCATCGCTAAAATCAACGAAAACACCGAGTTCCTGAAATACTTCACACCCTTCGAGTTCTTCCCGGCGCCGGAGGTGGTCAACGGCCGGGAATTGGAAACTTTCGGTTTCATTATCGCCCCGCTGGCGACGGCGACCTTTTTCTTCGCCGCCTACCGGCTGGTAAGATTCAAGGATTTGTAACATGGCAGTCAGGAAAAACATCGAACGACCCGATCGGCGGCAGAAAATCATCGACGCCGCGGTCAGCCTGTTCCACCGGACTCACGACGTGCGGAAGGTAACCGTCGAGGATATCGCCGGGGCGGCCGGGGTTTCGCCCACGACCGTGTATAACCAATTCGGCAACCGCGACGCCCTGGTTTTTGAGGCGGCCCGATCCCTGATTCGGGACATTCTGGCCAACGCCCGGAATTTCATGCTCTCTGACCTGCCGTTTCCCGCCAAACTGACCGGTATGATATACGGCAAACTGGAACTGACGGCCAACGTCAATAGCGAAATAATCACCCGACTGATGACCCAGGATGCGAAAATCGCCCCGTTCCTTGAAGAAATTTACGGAAATGAGGTCAACCAATTGTGGCTGGAGATGCTGGAGGAAGGCAAACGTCAGGATTATATCGAGCGTTCGTTAAGCCCCGATGCATTTCTAGCCTACATGGACGCCATGCGTATCGGCTTTTCTGCCAAGGGGGATTTATTCAAGGACTGGCAGAACCGCATGGATTTGATTGAAGAACTGTCCCGGCTGTTTTTTTACGGCTTCCTGAAAAAGGACGTTGACCTGTTCGGCAAGAAGGAGAAACAAGGGCATGACTGAAAAATCCATCATCGTGGAAAACCTGACCTACCGCTACGGCGACCTGCTGGCGGTGGATCATGTCAGCTTCGAGGTCGGCCAGGGGGAGATATTGGGATTTCTGGGGCCCAACGGCTCCGGCAAGACCACCACACAGAAGATGCTGACCGGCCAACTCCTGCCGAAGGAAGGCCGGGCGCTGTTACTGGGTATCGACGTGGCCAGGAACCCGGACGGGGTGCAGGCGCGCATCGGCGTCTGCTTCGAGCAGACCAATCTGTACGAAGCGATGAGCGCCCTGGACAATCTGAAGCTGTTCGCCGAACTGTTTGGGGTCAAGGAATTCGACGGCTACGCCCTGCTGAAGCGGGTAGGCCTGGCCGGGCGGGAAAAGGACAAGGTGTCCGGCTATTCCAAGGGCATGAAGCAACGCCTGATGATTGCCCGTTCCATGGTCAACACCCCGGAAATCCTGTTTATGGACGAACCGACTTCCGGGCTGGACCCGGTTTCCGCCGAGTCTATCCGGCGTATCATCCTGGAGGAACGGGGCCGGGGCGCTACGGTGTTTCTGACCACCCATGACATGTGGGAAGCCGACAAACTGTGCGACCGGGTGGCTTTCCTGGAGAGCGGGCGCATCGCCGCCCTGGATACGCCACACGCCCTGAAACAGCTTCACGGCAAACGCTCGCTGGTGGCCGAAATCGCCGCTCCGGACGGTAAGCTGTCCCGCCGGGAAGTAGCGCTGGACAACGATAAAACGGCAACCGACATCCAGCGGCTGTTCGACGACGGCAAAGTAGTCACCCTGCATTCCGAAGAAGCCACACTGGAGGACATTTTCATCAAGATTACCGGACGGAGGCTGACAGAATGAACGGCCGGGTCATCGGGGCTCTGCTCAAAAAAGACCTCTCCCTCTTCATGAGTTCCCGGTTCTATCTGTTCATCACCATCCTGAGCCTGGTGTTTTACGTGGCCATCTATCTCATCATGCCGGCCAATACAGAGGAGAAGCTTTCCCTGGGCATGCATGCCCCGCTAGTGCCTCCGGCTTTCGAGATGCTGGCCGCCGAGGGGACCGAGGTGAGTTACTTCGACAGCGATGAAGCGCTGAGAGAGGCAGTGCTGGCGGGTGACTTTAATGTAGGCCTGACCCTGCCGACAGACATCATGGATACCTGGGCCGACGGTGGCAAGCCGGAGATAACCGTGTATTATGCCGCCACCGCACCGCCGGAGATAGCCGAGGCCGTCATCACCCTGGTCAGGGAACTGTCCTACATCCAGACCGGCGATATACTGGCCTTCGACACCACCGAGGAGGTCATGGGGCCGGATCTGCTGGGCGAGCAGATAGCTTTACGCGACCGGATGCGGCCGATGCTGGTCATCCTGATACTGCTGACCGAAATCATGACGCTGGCCTCGCTCATCGCCGTGGAAATCGCCCAGGGCACCGCCCGGGCGCTCCTGGTGACGCCGATGCGCACCGGCGACCTGTTCACCGCCAAGGGCATCCTGGGCGTCGGTCTGGCGCTGGCTCAGGCAGTGTTGTTCATGGCTATCGTCGGCGGCCTGGCGCATCAACCGCTCATCATTATAACCACCCTGCTCCTGGCCAGTTTCTTCGTGGTGGGCACCGGATTCCTGGTGGCCTCGCTGGCCCGGGATGTCAATTCGGTCACCGGCTGGGGCATGGTCATCCTGATACTCTTCGCCATACCGGGGTTCGGCGCCGTGGTGCCGGGACTGCTGGCGGACTGGGCGCGGGTTATTCCATCTTATTACCTGATAGATACCGTCAACCGGGTGGCCAATTACGGCGCCGGCTGGAGTGAAGTGGGCGGCAACCTGGCGATTACCGCCGCGGTCACCGCCGTGATACTGGCCGCCGGGCTGGTGGCTTTAAGGAGGCGTTTCCAATGAAAATCGGACGCGTCGGTACGCTGGTCAGGAACGAAGTAATCCACGGCCCCAAGGACTTCATGGTAGCTCTGGCCGTAGTCTTCCCCATCCTGGCGGCGCTGTTCATCAACCTGGCCTTCGGCAACATCTTCACCGAAAAGGCCAAACTGGGCATTTACGACCAGGGCGGTTCAGCGGTGGTAGCGGTACTGGAAGAATCAGAGGCGCTGAGCGTCAGCTCTTTCGACAGCGAATTGGCCCTCCGGTCGGCGGCAACCGACGGCTCGGTGGACATGGGCATTGTCCTGCCGGAAGACTTCGATACGGCCGTTGAGTCCGGTGTCATCCGACTCAAGGCTTTTGTCTGGGGCGAAAGCCTGGCCAAAAACAGGGCTGTCATTCCGGTAGCCCTGGCCGACGCGGTACGGACGGTGAAAGGTTCGGAACTGCCGGTTGATATCGAACAGGTAGCCCTGGGTGACGAAGCCGGCCTGTCCTGGAGCAACCGGCTGTTGCCGCTCATCGTGCTGATTGGGGTATTTTACGGCGGACTGATGCTACCGTCATCAGGGCTGATAAACGAGAAGCAGAACCGCACGCTGGAAGCGCTTTATGTCACGCCGACGACGCTGGGCGAGATTTTCCTGTCCAAAGGCATCATCGCCACCACTCTGGCTACCTTCATGGGGGTGCTGACGCTGGTGCTGTCCGGCACCTTCGGCGGTCAGGTGTTACTGGTGATACTGGTGCTTTTCCTGGGCGCCATCATGGGAACCGAAATCGGCCTGCTGGCCGGCGCCTGGGTAAACGACATGAACTCCCTGTTCTCTGTGCTGAAAGCCGGAGGCATTCTGCTGTTCGGCCCGGCCATCGTCTATATGTTCCCGCAGATACCGACCTGGGTAGGGTACCTGTTCCCGACTTATTACGTGGTAAGGCCGGTGGTGGACCTGTCGGTGGCCGGCGCCTCCTTCGGCGATGTCGCCCCGTTCATCGCCGTGCTGGCAGTGCTGGTACTGGCCGGCGGCTGGCTGGTGGCCAGCGTGGTGCGGCGGATGTCCACCCGGGCGCTGAGACTGGCCTGACGGGTATTTTTATAACGAGTCTTCTGAAGAAAGGAAACGACAATGGATGCTTCAACATGGTAGGGTATCGGTCTGACAATTTATGCGCTTCTGGTCATCGCCATCACACTGACTAAACCGGCACCCGTCTGGGGCCTGGTAAAATTCAGGCCTTCGTCAAATTGTTCGGCGAGAAGGGCACTGTGATATTCTTCCTGGTGTTTTCCGTCATCGTGCTGGGCATAGGTATCGCACTTTTGATTTGAATCATTACCGGTGACGGGCTGACCGGCGGCTACCATTGTGCTATCATGTAGCCGAACATGAAGATAGACATCACCGTCGACCGGGAATATAAGAAAGCGGTTTCGGTACTCTGGTTGCGTTCTCTGGCGCGACAGATACTGGTGGCCCAGTGCGCCGAAGCCGGCTCTGAAATGGGCATCTACATCACC
This window encodes:
- a CDS encoding transcriptional regulator, TetR family (PFAM: regulatory protein TetR~KEGG: deb:DehaBAV1_0252 TetR family transcriptional regulator), translating into MAVRKNIERPDRRQKIIDAAVSLFHRTHDVRKVTVEDIAGAAGVSPTTVYNQFGNRDALVFEAARSLIRDILANARNFMLSDLPFPAKLTGMIYGKLELTANVNSEIITRLMTQDAKIAPFLEEIYGNEVNQLWLEMLEEGKRQDYIERSLSPDAFLAYMDAMRIGFSAKGDLFKDWQNRMDLIEELSRLFFYGFLKKDVDLFGKKEKQGHD
- a CDS encoding ABC-2 type transporter (PFAM: ABC-2 type transporter~KEGG: det:DET0114 ABC transporter, substrate-binding protein, putative) — its product is MKIGRVGTLVRNEVIHGPKDFMVALAVVFPILAALFINLAFGNIFTEKAKLGIYDQGGSAVVAVLEESEALSVSSFDSELALRSAATDGSVDMGIVLPEDFDTAVESGVIRLKAFVWGESLAKNRAVIPVALADAVRTVKGSELPVDIEQVALGDEAGLSWSNRLLPLIVLIGVFYGGLMLPSSGLINEKQNRTLEALYVTPTTLGEIFLSKGIIATTLATFMGVLTLVLSGTFGGQVLLVILVLFLGAIMGTEIGLLAGAWVNDMNSLFSVLKAGGILLFGPAIVYMFPQIPTWVGYLFPTYYVVRPVVDLSVAGASFGDVAPFIAVLAVLVLAGGWLVASVVRRMSTRALRLA
- a CDS encoding ABC-2 type transporter (PFAM: ABC-2 type transporter~KEGG: dev:DhcVS_124 ABC transporter, type 2, permease protein), producing the protein MNGRVIGALLKKDLSLFMSSRFYLFITILSLVFYVAIYLIMPANTEEKLSLGMHAPLVPPAFEMLAAEGTEVSYFDSDEALREAVLAGDFNVGLTLPTDIMDTWADGGKPEITVYYAATAPPEIAEAVITLVRELSYIQTGDILAFDTTEEVMGPDLLGEQIALRDRMRPMLVILILLTEIMTLASLIAVEIAQGTARALLVTPMRTGDLFTAKGILGVGLALAQAVLFMAIVGGLAHQPLIIITTLLLASFFVVGTGFLVASLARDVNSVTGWGMVILILFAIPGFGAVVPGLLADWARVIPSYYLIDTVNRVANYGAGWSEVGGNLAITAAVTAVILAAGLVALRRRFQ
- a CDS encoding putative ABC-2 type transport system permease protein (KEGG: cce:Ccel_2158 putative ABC-2 type transport system permease protein), with product MNIFKFETGKRLATTLIWIVSVGFFIYITFAFFESFQGAAFSDILDNFPEAFKRAFGLTHDLSTILGFFGLIGIYLFLAGAIFSSHLGLNAVSVEERDLTADFLISKPVTRNRILTAKISAGLVHLVIFNIAMGLICWAGMESFGGGQDYSMKAFLLIMGGLFIFQLLFYAIGLIISVLLKRMDSPLPFSLGLSVGLYIMYSFESVIADTPLKYLVPYDYFDLAYIIENEAFKTYGLVVSLAVITAGIVGGYILYNRRDIATAM
- a CDS encoding hypothetical protein (KEGG: tad:TRIADDRAFT_59984 hypothetical protein), yielding MVAAGQPVTGNDSNQKCDTYAQHDDGKHQEEYHSALLAEQFDEGLNFTRPQTGAGLVSVMAMTRSA
- a CDS encoding ABC-type multidrug transport system, permease component (KEGG: gwc:GWCH70_1443 ABC-type multidrug transport system, permease component); protein product: MNIFKREFKANLKALVIWCLAYAGMMGIASVEFSVYNDQADEVNQFLESLPEALQQAFGMDGLRLDIPEGYYGYLAGFIILASCIYATLLGAQILSREINKRTAETTFTLPVTRQHMVSWKLAVAVLNCFILTAVTFAGTLAAFSPYEMSADFIKGVGVYMLIILLLEMFFLGMGLLISMLLKRHKRTGSIAASITVGVYFLSFIAKINENTEFLKYFTPFEFFPAPEVVNGRELETFGFIIAPLATATFFFAAYRLVRFKDL
- a CDS encoding ABC transporter related protein (KEGG: dev:DhcVS_125 ABC transporter, type 2, ATP-binding protein~PFAM: ABC transporter related~SMART: AAA ATPase), with product MTEKSIIVENLTYRYGDLLAVDHVSFEVGQGEILGFLGPNGSGKTTTQKMLTGQLLPKEGRALLLGIDVARNPDGVQARIGVCFEQTNLYEAMSALDNLKLFAELFGVKEFDGYALLKRVGLAGREKDKVSGYSKGMKQRLMIARSMVNTPEILFMDEPTSGLDPVSAESIRRIILEERGRGATVFLTTHDMWEADKLCDRVAFLESGRIAALDTPHALKQLHGKRSLVAEIAAPDGKLSRREVALDNDKTATDIQRLFDDGKVVTLHSEEATLEDIFIKITGRRLTE